A segment of the Candidatus Zixiibacteriota bacterium genome:
TCTCGATCAAGGTCGACCGCGAGGAGCGGCCGGATGTCGACAGCACATATATGTCAGTCTGCCAGATTATGACCGGTTCCGGCGGATGGCCGTTGTCGGTAATCATGACTCCGCAGAAGAAGCCGTTTTTTGCGGGCACTTACATACCGAAGCAGAGCATGGGTGGCCGGCTGGGCATGATTGAGTTGATCCCGCGGGTCCAGGAGGCCTGGAGTCAAAACCGCGATGAGCTGGTTTCTGCCGCTGACAGGGTGACCGAGGGATTGAATTCCCTGCGTATGCCGCAATCCGATGATCAGCCCGGTCAGGAAGCTCTCGACCTGGCATACAATCAGTTTTCCCAGAGTTTCGATTCCGATCATGGCGGATTCGGTGGCGCACCGAAATTTCCCTCACCACATAACCTGTTGCTGCTGTTACGTTATCATAAGCGGACCGGCGATCAAAATGCGCTTCGCATGGTAGAGAAAACGCTTACAGGGATGCGCAGAGGCGGAATCTACGATCATATCGGCTACGGATTTCACCGCTACTCCACTGACCGTCGCTGGTTTTTGCCCCATTTCGAAAAAATGCTCTACGATCAGGCTATGATGGCTCTGGCTTACCTGGAAGCCTATCAAGCCACCGGCAAAGAAAACTATGCCGACACTGCGCGCGAGATATTCGACTACGTACTGCGGGAAATGACCTCAGAGGAAGGAGCTTTCTACTCGGCCGAGGATGCTGACAGCGAAGGCGAAGAGGGGAAATTCTACCTGTTCTCAATGGATGAAATCAGGACTATATTGAACGATTCCGAGGCTGAGATCGCCAGGCAGGCGTTCAATATCAGCCCGGCCGGTAACTACGTGGAAGAAGCGACCGGCCAGCGTAAGGGAACGAATATCCTCTATCGAGATAAAGATATAGATGTTCTCGCGAGTGAACTGAATATCGCCGAAGACGAACTGGCCAAAAAATTGGAAGATTTACGCAAAAAGATATTCGCCGTGCGCCAAAACAGAATCCATCCCGGCAAAGATGACAAGATCCTGACCGACTGGAACGGCCTGATGATCGCGGCTCTGGCACGCGGAGCAAAGGTTCTGAGAGATGAGAATTACGCCCGCAGTGCTGAAAGAGCGGCGGAATTCATAATCACTGAAATGCGCTCGGGAGAAAAGTTGAAGCATCGTTTTCGCGACGGCGAGGCGGCGATCGAGGGTTATCTCGATGACTACGCGTTCATGATCTGGGGGCTTCTGGAGCTCTACGAGGCTACTTTCGGGGTACAGTACCTGGTCTATGCCAGGCATTTGAGCGATTACGCTGTTGCCCATTTCCGGGATTCAGATGGAGGTGCGTTTTACATGACCGCAGATTCTGCCGAGGAGATGATCAATCGCCCCCGCGAGTTCTACGATGGCGCGATTCCCTCGGGCAATTCGGTCATGGCCTTAAACCTCCTGCGTCTCTCCCGCTTTACCGCGGAAAGTGCTTATGAGCAAATGGCTTATGAAATAACAAAAGCGGCCGGGGGCGGTCTTTCGCAACAGCCGGTCGGGTTCAGCTTCATGCTCTGCGCGGTCGACTTTATGCTGGGACCATCCTATGAAATAGTAATCACCGAGGGCTCAGAAAACAGCGCGGGCGAAATGCTTTCGGCTATCAACCGCAAATACCTGCCCAATTCAGTAGTGCTCTTCAGACCTGCCGGTGAAAAACCGGAAATAAGCGAAGTAGCCGGATATACAGAACAACAACGTCCTCTTGAAAACCGAGCGACAGCTTATATCTGCCAGAATTTTACCTGCCGTCTGCCGACCACCGAGGTCGATAAAATGCTGAAACTGATCGAATAAATTGCCCCGGGGGCCAATTCTCGCAGATTGTTTACGAAAAAA
Coding sequences within it:
- a CDS encoding DUF255 domain-containing protein, coding for MNDNKATNKLISEKSPYLLQHARNPVNWYPWGDEAFKKAIDEDKPIFLSVGYSTCHWCHVMEHESFEDEQVAELMNDAFVSIKVDREERPDVDSTYMSVCQIMTGSGGWPLSVIMTPQKKPFFAGTYIPKQSMGGRLGMIELIPRVQEAWSQNRDELVSAADRVTEGLNSLRMPQSDDQPGQEALDLAYNQFSQSFDSDHGGFGGAPKFPSPHNLLLLLRYHKRTGDQNALRMVEKTLTGMRRGGIYDHIGYGFHRYSTDRRWFLPHFEKMLYDQAMMALAYLEAYQATGKENYADTAREIFDYVLREMTSEEGAFYSAEDADSEGEEGKFYLFSMDEIRTILNDSEAEIARQAFNISPAGNYVEEATGQRKGTNILYRDKDIDVLASELNIAEDELAKKLEDLRKKIFAVRQNRIHPGKDDKILTDWNGLMIAALARGAKVLRDENYARSAERAAEFIITEMRSGEKLKHRFRDGEAAIEGYLDDYAFMIWGLLELYEATFGVQYLVYARHLSDYAVAHFRDSDGGAFYMTADSAEEMINRPREFYDGAIPSGNSVMALNLLRLSRFTAESAYEQMAYEITKAAGGGLSQQPVGFSFMLCAVDFMLGPSYEIVITEGSENSAGEMLSAINRKYLPNSVVLFRPAGEKPEISEVAGYTEQQRPLENRATAYICQNFTCRLPTTEVDKMLKLIE